One Danio rerio strain Tuebingen ecotype United States chromosome 7, GRCz12tu, whole genome shotgun sequence genomic window, acttgaggatgagaaaataattagtaaatttgcatttttgggtgaactatccctaacaCATATTGATGCATGAAAAGTTTCTCTTTAAATGAATGTAATCTACATTTATGTTTATTAGAGGATTTTGGTCTAGATCCACAGAGTATCTCTAGATATTTTTTGATGCATATacaaatctcctgttccagcaCATCCCCAAAGTGCTCTATTGTACTGAGAGCTGAGGCTGTGAAGGATATAGGAGCTCACTTTCACGTTGCCATGTTTAGAGCAAACTAtaccacctttcttccccattttaatgctcagtttgaacatcACACGGTAAAAcaattaatgacaaaaagtcaagacaacaaatataatTAGGtttctttaacttattttaataacaataataagtaaaaataaatattaacaaaacaatTTAAGTTCTACAAAGTTGAACTTTTTTTGTAAGTTTGGtgaatgtaagttgagatgactagaaaagttcatttgattcaactaaaaacatTAAAGCAGCTAGATTTTACACTGCAGTGGATCCACTCAACCACATATATTTGCCTTAATATGCTGATGAAGTTCTGCcatatttgtgttaacaagcagatgaaaaggtgttcctaataaggtggccagtgagtgtgtatacagttgaagtcagaattattcgcccccctgaattactagccccccgtttattttttttcccaatttctgcttaacggagagaagatttttcttcaacacatttttaaacataatagttttaataacttatctctaataactggtttattttatctttgccatgatgacagtaaataatatttgactagatttttttcaagacacttctatacagcttaaagtgacatttaaaggcttaactaggttatttaggttaactaggcaggaaaggctaattaggcaagttattgtataacgatggtttgttctgtagactatcgggaaaatattgctgaaggggctaataattttgaccttaaaatgttttttaaaaattaaaaactgcttttattctagttgaaataaaacaaataagactttctccagaataaaaaatattagacatactgtgaaaatttctttgctgttaaacattatttggaaaatatttaaaaaagaaatcaaacttcaaaggggggctaataattctgacttcaactgtatatacagggtAATTCAAAAAGAATGCCACAACTTTCGGGTTGATGTCATTTGAGTGTCTGGAGGGGCTCATATTAAACATGTATGAACTTGTTTTCTACTAAAAAAACTTTAATGTTAAGtactcttcacattgattaactacccaaggttccatcatgtttctttgattaaatacagattttcaaagttgtggtattgtttttgaatcaccctgtatatAGACCATCACTACATTCATCGATACTAAGACCTAAtcctatttcaagagttcacacttagcttatgATTTATGCATAGCTTGTTTgacgtgctgtcccgggagagagccctgagctcaagggatcctcgggcccagggctcccccctttcGCAGGGCGAGGAGAGACTGAGCTCGATCTCAAACTACCCTGCTGCTGAGgctaaggtgaacttcctgagagtaagaccttacaaaaaagatttaggcttattttgtctataatatagagcacatttggatggtgggaagaAACCGGGGAATGCAGGGATAACCCAcacggacacagggagaacatacaaactccggACAGAAATACCAGATAGCCCAGCAAGGACCCAaagccattggtattcttgcggttaggcaacagtgctagtcattgggccaccgtgctgcccattctggataaatgtggaaaaaggggcggaggggggtttcttccagacaaagATAGTTGtggaaaggaaatgaggatatatatgaCTTAGGATACTATGATTGGAGGATCAagattagctaatgtgggccagctgggtcaattatgagcacatgctcctcttgaaatgtttaaaattaaacttcacttatttataACTAAAAACAAAAGTGGACTGAAATATGAGGGGAAAAAAGGTTATATTTTTCTCACTGGAATTTGAGATTTTTGTACCTCCCTTTTGCTGTCTGATTGGTCCATGGTCTTATTTCTTTTCTGATATTGGCTGGCTTACATCTGAATCCTGCCATGTCCAAGCTTGTTCTCTTGGCCCACAGGTTCAAATCCCTCTGTGGCAGAACAATAAAAACTGCAGATTCAGTTTCTCAGTTAGTCAGAaaaaatttttgttgtttttttaatcctATTCATTACAAGAATGTGATTTAGAACAATATAGGAAGTGCACAATGAAACCAGGTTCTCAGAGATATCAAATAGTCTCAATGAAAGATTCATTGTTAGCCGTTTTGTGGTTTTGGCCCGTTTTGTTGTAGTTTTTCCTCACAGAACTACacatttgttgtttgttattttttattcttattttacatttaatttgtttcaacaaaaacacatttaagtcGAACTTTTACATATCTAAATCAAGATAATATCgaacttaaaataaacaaacagccattaaaaaaaaaaactgaatgaaaaagcataaatataaatCTCTACTCTGTGTTTTTGTTAGTGGAATCTGGCTGGTTTGGCACACGTTTGTGTTCTTAATCTTGTTTGTTATCTGATTGGTCCTTTGAGTCTGTTCTTCTTTCTGATAGATGTTCTGAGTCTGAATCGTCATCAGACTCTTCTTCATCCTCATCTTTTCCGAGTGTGTTCTCTTGGCCCATCGGCACGGCTCCCTTCCTCTGCGGCAAGACAGTGAAGAAAGCTTCTCGCCAGTCTCGTTTCTCCAGGAATGCTAAGATGATCTCGAAAACTGCAGCAAGAGGCAGATGAATTGATTTATTTAGAGCTGTAGTATTTTACACAAAAGACTGGATATTTAGTGTATAGGGGGGTCATCTCACCGTGATTGACAGCCAACACTTTGCGACTGTTCATCTTGACAAAACTGCCTAATGGAAGCTGAGCATGGGCAATGCCGAGCTCTTGTGCAAGGTTAAATGTGATGCCCTGTAATAAAGCAACAcagtaaaaaatgctggcttccacacaaatatttcatgttgttccaacacagcTTAATTAATTGAACAAATAAGTTCAATTGTGTTGATCAaggttattttaaataagtagtttgaacaagaagaatttgtatgaatttaaatacataataacaataataataataaagagttcaagtgataataataataataaataaataaataaattatatatatatatatatatatatatatatatatatatatatatatatatatatatatatatataaaaatataaatgtatatataaaatccTTGTGAAATTTGGCTAGCACTTGCCTTAGCAGtcataaaatctgaaaaaaaagacaTCATGTTTTTGAAAATCTTTACAATGGCAAAGCTGATTTCATTATTCAATGTGTCATGCTTCCTTTATACAGTAAGTCAGTcattttattattctaaatacAGATTTGCAGTgctgtttaataaaaagaaaacaataaatgctggaaacaaaaataaatctttattctGTCATTTTTAATCAATATAACACTTCTGCTGAATAAAAGTattgattattaattatatgTAGTGAATTCCACAAAAACGGCAACTGtaagatttatttttactgtaattatgGCCTAAACACCCCCTtttcttctgtaaatagttttggtATAAAGGGATAAAATTAATAATGCAAATGAGCATTTTGTTCTGTTGCTGTCATGAAGAAATTTGCGGTTCCTCTTATCCCCAATTAAAGAATCTAAACTGGAAAATCTGTAAAAGTGTTAGTCGTTGTGAATTGAAATCTctttggagtaaaaaaaaaaagaaaaaagactgaGAATAAGAAATGGACTGAAATAAGGAGGCTGACAAAtcagctttgaatcacaggaacgaatgatcattttaaatatattaaaacagactCTTGAACAACTctattagttggatcagctgtgcttgattagggttggagcaaaactatgcagagctgcagccctccaggaattgagtttgagatctaTGCATAGACTTGATAAATAAACCTTTGGCAAaactttattgtctttatattttatatatatactgtataatcacCTGCATACAAGCGGATGCagccattttaatctttttggTTTGAGACTTCTATTCAcatttagacgttaaaaacagcttgttttgctgctttCAGTTGCAAATTGATGTTCTTATTATACtcttctactttgtctgtatagtcatgcaaacacttgctTGTAGagtgttttctgccatttataatccctagtcatttctcccataggcaactgaatcagaaggTCTAAAACAAGTGCACTTACGCATCGAAGACTAAGGTTAATGTATAacaagttgtttttttatatataagcacaaaacagaacaaaaaaaaagcattttcacaATCTGTAATCATTTTTatacaaatgataataaaaaaagaaaagaaaaaagtgagacataaaataataaagaaacaaaaacaaaaacgccAGTCCATCCAAACATGCACCATACAGAATAAATAATATTGGTAAAACATTTAGATAGATTGTTAGTGATTGGATGAGTGTTAGACGACTGGGTAAAATTAAGACTTGTTTGAAATaacttaagacctacaacacaatatttaactgcttttaagactcttaaaggcctaaaatttagtttttgaaatttaagacattaagtcATTTTGAGAGCCCGCAGAAACCCTGATATCGTGATATGTATGAAGTTTCATCATATGCTTTGAATAACTCTATTTGGAAAGTGTTCATTAATTTAGACTGATTGCAAAAAGGGATTGAATcaagcataaaaataataaaacaaattacaagcaagGTTGCTTTATGTTTTTGTCAAACAGCATTCAGGTAAAGAAATTGAAAGAAAAATGCAAACACTACATCATCTTCGTTGTAATGTAAACACTGCATCatattcattgtataaataataaacaaaaatgtatcttCATCACCTTCACTTTACGTTTGGCAATAATTAAATTTACCACTTCTGAGAACTCtgcaatatttaataaaatgtgggATCCAGCCTTTCTTTTTCTAACACAACATAAAGActaataatgttatttaatttctaaagatttgtaagcttgtttttttttttctctctctcgcttTACATCCACtgcggtgttttttttttttttttgtaggtcaTACATCTAGTATGTTGCCATTTTTTCTtgtttcatgctttattttacaCTTTGCATAGATTATTCTTACATGatgggtttgtctgtctgttctttgtttttaaatatctgcaaaaactgtaataaaaaaaaaaaacctttattaaAAAGTTACAACTGGTAaaatttcttgtgcctgaatgctttaaactcttaaaaaatcatacagtcacaggcctcaaaaacacaggcagactttctctttaataaaaaactatggctcctggtcaactataaaccCAACTgtacattgcatatcctgcgatttGACCATTGCAGATGCGAACATTGTGATCCTGATGTTGAAAAgatatatagtgcagccctagAAGGTAGGATCTTCTTTCAGTTTTTCACTTTGTAACTGTGAGACTCTCACCTTATGGTGGTTGTGGTCCACCAGACCGCCGATCACATAGGCTTTGTTCTCATCTAGCTCCTGCAGCACATTGGGTGAATCTGAGGTGAGGTAGACCAGATCCTCCTTCTTCAGGATTTCATGAAATGCATCAGTTTTCACATGGACATCCTGCACCACATTCAGATTTACATCAAATGCTTCAAGGGTTTCCATTTCCCATAATTCTCACATCTTAAACATACCAGTGCTGCAAACTCATCTCacccaaactgaaaattctgccatcattcacTCAACATTCACTTGTTGAAACAAAcatgtttcagtttattttttcggttgaacacaaaagatttaTTGAGTACTTGTTTTCTCTAATATAGAAGACAATggttaacatttttataaaaaaattattgtgtttaacagaaaaaggtAACTCAAAGATTTTAAACCActagagggagagtaaatagtgagtaaattatcatttttgggtgaactatccttttaagatcTGTTATTCATTGAATAATGTTTGTGCAGAACTGATAAACAGTCCAGGGGTTGGATCTTGGgttaaaacaaaaatagaaagaAGGAAgctgtcatttttactgttgtatTGTATGTACAGTTTCTTTTACATACATTTGATGTATTACACATTTAATATTAACTGATGTACTCATtttgtaaacagaaaaaaaaagctaaataaaaagtgtatcttatttttttaattctaagATGTTTCCTTATATTTATGgtcagaatattttaagaaatagttgacctaaaaatgaaaatgtacggTTAATTTAATCACTCTTAAATTTAAACAGCTTATAATCTAAACAGCTCATTGAATAGGTAGGTGATTTATTTTCCACAGCAAAACTTTCAAAAAGGTTAAGCTGAATCCATGgccctttattatttttattattatattttttattatttgaataatgCAAAGTCGATGGTCACCCGTTTTCAAGATTAAAATAAACGCATAGAAACAAGTCCAAATCACCCACCATGGCTCCCGATGATACACTAAGGACTTCTGAAGGGAAACTACTAGTCTGTGCaagaaattaaacattaattacaatattattagcattAATCCACATACTGGGTAAACAGTTCCTAGTCACTTCATGACATATACTCACAGAGACATATGAGAAAGAGTGAGGATGCACAATTTTGCCAAAATGGTAACCTGTGATTGTCCAAGATAAAGAAACTTCtctaaaaattacatttacatgaaaTGTTAATGAAATTGTGTCTCAGTGTGAGCTCGCACATACTGTACATCAAGCGACTGGAGGCTCACAACACTGCTGTACACACTAAGGACTGTTCACCCAGATTTGGAaattaacactaataataataataataataataataataataatgtgtaaataatgttcaatttccTACAAGGACCAATTGTTTCCCTTCATAAGACCTTAGTGTATCATAAAAAGCCACAGAGAttgatttgtatatatttattcataatcTAAATAAacagtaaccattgactgccattATATGAATCCCTGAGTACCATGGATTGAGCTAAAaaacttctttaatgttctactggagaaaacaaataaaggatgacctgaggatgagtaaattaacagtaaatttacattttttgatgaactatccctttaaaaaaggtGTGAAAAAAGGTAGATTTCTGTAATATTTATCATTAGTACTGTCATTTCATATCTTACCTTCCAGTTAACCCAGCCTTTATTAATTTCATCCATAATTTTCTTTAACTGACCACCATGACTCGTGAGGTAAAACTGTTGAAGAGAAAAGGTCATTAATTGAAGTTAATCTTGAATGGTTTAAAGATCATCATTAGATCTATATGTAGAAAACACTTGCCTGAGCTGGATGAAGGGTGCGTCTGTTTTCAGCATAGCATCTCTGAATCTGCTTGTGAAGCTTCTTTACATCCTGCACCATAATAAAGTGTATGCATGCTTTTTATATTCTGTGACTTCTCTTTAAAATCACTTCCAACAAGATCTTTCTGTGAAACTGACTGTATTATGAAAGAAATCAAGGTAAGATGTGAAGTGCATATCACTGAACTAGTGTCAATAATAGGGCTGAATGTGCAGTTACCTTGAGCACCATGAGGTTATCAAAGCTGCAGTCGATGATCAGTCGTAGAGAGCTGGGTTCCGCTGACCTGCGCAGACGCTTCTTTCCTGTCCACTCCACTCCATCATCTCCCTGCGCTTGTCTTTCCAGTTTCCTctgctgttttctttctttccGCTTCTGTCTGTTCAACCAgggaaaaatgcattacactcTAATAGACAATGGCAAAATAAGACTGACAGACTGAATGAAGTAatgcatgaaagaaaaaaaaaaaattatatacacgTGAGAAGTTTACTGAATGTGTAACAGTATAGCAAACAATTTTACCCAAGGTTTTATAATtgatgattaaattaataaataagaaatgaatgattattacTAAATGATGTTGTTATTCCCATCTAGtactaaaattattaaataaatctgaaataaataaaaaaatatttgattaaaaacttctacataaaaaaaactattaaattaaaaatgccaggaaacaaagttaaaaataacaaactaaaacagatataaaaaataaataaacaagcaaacaaacaaacaaataaataaataaaggcacatCAAAAGATATCTTCAAAactgaaaactaaaaatattccaataaaaactgaaattaaaatgtaatatataatatataaatatatatatactactatATCAACATTAAAGCACATACTTGCGAAGCTCTCTCTGTTCTTCCCACTGTTGACTCTTAAGAAGCTTCTTTCTTTGTCTTTTTGACATTGTTTCTACTTCTCCAGTTTGTACAGTCTCCTTTTCATCTTTTGCAGGTTCATTTTCATTGTTTGCACATTCGTGGTGGCTCTCCTGCACTGCAGGTTCATCAGCCTTTCCAGTGGCCATCTGATGCGAAAACTATGGACCAGCAACAAACAGTTTAATATGAAAAATGACTGaccattacttttttttaaaatgacaatgtaCCTGATATTCACA contains:
- the trmt10a gene encoding tRNA methyltransferase 10 homolog A isoform X1, encoding MATGKADEPAVQESHHECANNENEPAKDEKETVQTGEVETMSKRQRKKLLKSQQWEEQRELRKQKRKERKQQRKLERQAQGDDGVEWTGKKRLRRSAEPSSLRLIIDCSFDNLMVLKDVKKLHKQIQRCYAENRRTLHPAQFYLTSHGGQLKKIMDEINKGWVNWKDVHVKTDAFHEILKKEDLVYLTSDSPNVLQELDENKAYVIGGLVDHNHHKGITFNLAQELGIAHAQLPLGSFVKMNSRKVLAVNHVFEIILAFLEKRDWREAFFTVLPQRKGAVPMGQENTLGKDEDEEESDDDSDSEHLSERRTDSKDQSDNKQD
- the trmt10a gene encoding tRNA methyltransferase 10 homolog A (The RefSeq protein has 5 substitutions compared to this genomic sequence); translation: MATGKADEPAVQESHHECANNENEPAKDEKDTLQTGEVETMSKRQRKKLLKSQQWEEQRELRKQKRKERKQQRKLERQAQGDDGVEWTGKKRLRRSAEPSSLRLIIDCSFDNLMVLKDVKKLHKQIQRCYAENRRTLHPAQFYLTSHGGQLKQIMDEINKGWVNWKDVHVKTDAFHEILKKEDLVYLTSDSPNVLQELDENKAYVIGGLVDHNHHKGITFNLAQELGIAHAQLPLGSFVKMNSRKVLAVNHVFEIILAFLEKRDWREAFFTVLPQRKGAVPMGQENTLGKDEDEEESDDDSDSEHLSERRTDSKDQSDNKQDEEHKRVPNQPDSTDKNTE